From the Halalkalicoccus sp. CGA53 genome, one window contains:
- a CDS encoding DUF3006 family protein codes for MRSTTSRRTLLALLGSIGLTGLAGSASAAGRSGHPPGWCDARSDDRSTASTDALARSSDDYVAVVDRVVDGRFVVLLLEDDGRLVDERVVPWEELSAEEGDVFLVSLDGEKGEEYRHLVGETRRRRRSNERRLGCLSASER; via the coding sequence ATGCGTTCGACGACTTCGCGACGGACACTGCTCGCACTGCTCGGCTCGATCGGCCTCACGGGACTCGCCGGGAGCGCTAGCGCCGCCGGACGGAGCGGGCACCCGCCGGGCTGGTGCGATGCGCGTTCGGACGACCGATCGACCGCGAGCACCGACGCTCTAGCACGGTCGTCGGACGACTACGTCGCCGTCGTCGACCGAGTCGTCGACGGCCGGTTCGTCGTACTCCTGCTCGAAGACGACGGCCGACTCGTCGACGAACGGGTCGTCCCCTGGGAAGAACTCTCGGCCGAAGAGGGGGACGTGTTCCTCGTAAGCCTCGACGGCGAGAAGGGAGAGGAGTACCGACACCTCGTCGGGGAGACGAGGCGTCGGCGCCGGTCGAACGAGCGGCGCCTGGGGTGTCTTTCTGCGAGTGAGAGGTGA
- a CDS encoding LabA-like NYN domain-containing protein: MTEIHPDQRVAVLVDSQNLYHTAQSAYSRNVDYSALLEEAVQGRRLTRAIAYVIVAESEGEETFFEALTDIGFEAKKKDIKTYADGSKKADWDVGMSLDAVTLASHVDAIVLCTGDGDFSRLCSHLRHAGVRVEVMAFGQSTAEELIDATDAFVDLSEREDTFLL; the protein is encoded by the coding sequence ATGACCGAGATCCACCCGGACCAGCGCGTCGCCGTTCTGGTCGACTCGCAGAACCTCTATCACACGGCACAGAGCGCCTACTCGCGGAACGTCGACTACTCCGCACTGCTCGAGGAGGCGGTCCAGGGCAGACGGCTCACCCGTGCGATCGCCTACGTCATCGTCGCGGAGTCCGAGGGCGAGGAGACGTTCTTCGAGGCGCTCACCGACATCGGCTTCGAGGCGAAGAAGAAGGACATCAAGACCTACGCCGACGGCTCGAAGAAGGCCGACTGGGACGTCGGGATGAGCCTCGACGCGGTGACCCTCGCCTCGCACGTCGACGCAATCGTCCTCTGCACCGGCGACGGCGACTTCTCCCGGCTCTGTTCGCACCTCCGTCACGCCGGGGTCCGCGTCGAGGTGATGGCGTTCGGCCAGTCCACCGCCGAGGAGCTGATCGACGCGACAGACGCGTTCGTCGACCTCTCCGAACGGGAGGACACGTTCCTGCTCTGA
- a CDS encoding helix-turn-helix transcriptional regulator, which translates to MGLDDERPREDERPPPGSPILEAVLENARNQRYLGQRLDATGDRVDTDLLGDIVRHGPVFEALREQPLDRREIEARLDVSRATSHRFTQWLDERGFVEKVEGRFRLTGRGEAVADEVLRFEATLRTVQRLGPLLDLICENHQEFVVEPFVGARVTRAEPDDPYRPIQRFVALLGEAERFRGFNTTHMAPFVLGEFHRQIFEETDAEIVYLPHVAETLFETYPERAREAVDDGHLTLRTREELPYGLAVFDERVGIGGYDEDTGLMQVFVDTDAPIAREWAERIYASVRADSEPLGDHLDPSR; encoded by the coding sequence ATGGGCCTCGACGACGAGCGACCGCGGGAGGACGAACGCCCACCGCCGGGCTCGCCGATCCTCGAGGCGGTCCTCGAGAACGCGCGGAACCAGCGATATCTCGGCCAGCGCCTCGATGCGACGGGCGACCGCGTCGATACCGACCTGCTCGGGGACATCGTTCGACACGGGCCGGTGTTCGAGGCGCTACGTGAACAGCCGCTGGACCGCCGGGAGATCGAAGCGCGCCTCGACGTCTCACGGGCGACGAGCCACCGGTTCACGCAGTGGCTCGACGAGCGGGGCTTCGTCGAGAAGGTAGAGGGCCGGTTCCGGCTGACGGGTCGCGGCGAGGCCGTCGCCGACGAGGTGCTCCGGTTCGAGGCGACCCTCCGGACCGTCCAGCGGCTGGGACCGCTCCTGGACCTCATCTGTGAGAACCACCAGGAGTTCGTCGTCGAACCGTTCGTCGGCGCGCGGGTGACCCGCGCCGAACCGGACGACCCCTACCGCCCGATCCAGCGGTTCGTCGCGCTGCTCGGCGAGGCGGAGCGCTTCCGCGGCTTCAACACGACGCACATGGCGCCGTTCGTCCTCGGCGAGTTCCACCGACAGATCTTCGAGGAGACCGACGCGGAGATCGTCTACCTGCCACACGTCGCCGAGACCCTCTTCGAGACGTACCCCGAGCGCGCTCGGGAGGCGGTCGACGACGGACACCTGACCCTCCGGACGCGCGAGGAGCTCCCGTACGGCCTGGCCGTCTTCGACGAGCGCGTCGGGATCGGCGGATACGACGAGGATACGGGGCTCATGCAGGTATTCGTCGACACGGACGCCCCGATCGCTCGCGAGTGGGCCGAGCGGATCTACGCCTCGGTCAGGGCGGACTCGGAACCGCTCGGGGACCACCTCGACCCGTCACGGTGA